One genomic window of Gossypium hirsutum isolate 1008001.06 chromosome D11, Gossypium_hirsutum_v2.1, whole genome shotgun sequence includes the following:
- the LOC107924294 gene encoding probable inactive histone-lysine N-methyltransferase SUVR2 isoform X1 — protein sequence MARNPRIVQAFRAMKEIGIREDKVKPVLKRLLNLYEKNWELIESENYRVLADAIFDEEESKVSEPEKDKKCDEDEDTEGGGLVHDELVRRPLKRLRRLGETSCSHRTGSPNVAGTLLKKPKVEDEPSPASLQQKPLIGKRTEYLPASPGSVSPQPVSPASVSPHHGDRTASPGPVLSQSPSPAHVSPHHGGMNKGKQTVEPRPLAVLGRPEPNSHSSEMHFSSKGKELMSPNVASNGKGPQRVSLSLHIKDLGPEPCVIPKKRVVDTHALIIPKEEPFTDDMPQDEVPIAVIHPDPLSGKDLAIREFSTGKSNWQEPPESLHADEIVGGGASASMSKRHTSCELATVSNEIPSRLEIASSQLGEVKISVSYNNSALGGQKFQLPSIDELRELMAQRCLRSYKLIDPNFDVIKILNDMCECISELATNSSNQSREGDVMPALDVLKRSPGRDALDAESNRENGCVLARLLNGSFIVQPSSNGCVDDVGGKELVVLPQHELTLNELRWLHDASDITKGEEKVEISWVNEINKDFPPPFQYISENLVFQNAHVSFNLYGIGDESCPTCFGDCLLAEQPCGCACRAGRKFAYSSAGVVEEDFLGECISMTRDPQQQFLLYCTECPLERSKKDDFPEPCKGHLKRKVIKECWSKCGCHKQCGNRVVQRGLNYKLQVFLTPDEKGWGLRTLEKLPKGAFVCEFVGEILTISELYARNREKHTCPILLDAYWGLKGGARDEEALCLDATCYGNVARFINHRCFDANLIEIPVEVETPDLRYYHLAFFTTREVHALEELTWDYGIDFDDLDHSVKAFRCRCGSKFCRNMKRSTRSKSAIITG from the exons ATGGCACGAAACCCCAGAATTGTGCAGGCCTTCCGCGCCATGAAGGAAATAGGAATTCGCGAGGACAAAGTGAAACCAGTATTGAAGAGGCTTCTAAATTTATATGAAAAGAATTGGGAGCTAATTGAATCAGAAAATTATAGAGTTCTTGCTGATGCCATCTTTGATGAGGAGGAGAGTAAG GTGTCGGAACCTGAAAAAGACAAGAAATGTGAT GAGGATGAAGATACTGAAGGAGGAGGTTTGGTACATGATGAGCTTGTAAGGCGGCCCTTAAAAAGATTGAGAAGACTAGGTGAGACATCATGTTCTCATAGAACCGGCAGCCCCAATGTGGCTGGAACACTTTTAAAGAAGCCTAAAGTCGAGGATGAACCATCTCCTGCTTCTTTACAGCAGAAGCCACTTATTGGAAAAAGGACAGAATACCTGCCTGCTTCACCTGGTTCTGTTTCACCTCAGCCTGTTTCTCCTGCTTCTGTTTCACCCCATCATGGTGATAGGACTGCCTCACCTGGTCCTGTTTTATCTCAGTCTCCCTCTCCTGCTCATGTTTCACCCCATCATGGAGGTATGAATAAAGGGAAGCAAACTGTGGAACCTAGGCCTTTGGCAGTACTGGGAAGACCTGAACCAAATTCGCATTCATCTGAAATGCATTTTAGCAGCAAAGGAAAGGAACTAATGTCACCTAATGTTGCTTCTAATGGGAAAGGCCCTCAGAGAGTCTCTCTCTCCTTGCATATTAAAGATCTGGGACCTGAGCCTTGTGTTATTCCTAAGAAAAGGGTGGTTGATACTCATGCACTGATCATACCAAAGGAAGAGCCATTTACTGATGACATGCCACAGGATGAGGTTCCTATTGCAGTAATTCATCCAG ATCCATTAAGTGGAAAAGATTTGGCAATTAGGGAATTTTCAACTGGAAAATCAAATTGGCAGGAACCTCCAGAATCCCTGCATGCAGATGAAATTGTAGGTGGTGGTGCTTCAGCTTCGATGAGTAAGAGGCATACCAGTTGTGAGCTTGCTACTGTTTCTAATGAAATTCCTTCTAGACTAGAAATTGCCTCATCACAATTGGGTGAGGTGAAGATTTCTGTAAGCTACAACAATTCTGCTCTTGGAGGGCAAAAATTCCAATTGCCTAGCATAGATGAGCTAAGAGAACTAATGGCACAGAGATGTCTCCGATCATATAAACTCATTGACCCAAATTTTGATGTCATCAAAATTCTAAATGATATGTGTGAGTGCATCTCAGAATTGGCAACTAATTCCTCTAATCAATCGCGGGAAGGTGATGTGATGCCAGCTCTTGATGTGTTGAAGAGATCTCCTGGAAGGGATGCTCTTGATGCTGAGAGTAATAGAGAAAATGGTTGCGTGCTAGCCAGACTGTTAAATGGATCTTTCATTGTTCAGCCCTCTTCAAATGGATGTGTTGATGATGTAGGGGGGAAGGAATTGGTGGTTCTTCCACAGCATGAACTTACTCTTAATGAATTAAGGTGGCTTCATGATGCAAGTGACATAACCAAGGGAGAAGAAAAAGTTGAAATTTCCTgggtaaatgaaattaataaagATTTTCCTCCACCGTTTCAATATATTTCAGAGAATCTGGTATTTCAAAATGCCCATGTTAGTTTTAATCTTTATGGGATTGGAGATGAAAGTTGTCCGACATGTTTCGGGGATTGTCTCTTGGCTGAGCAGCCGTGTGGATGTGCTTGTCGAGCTGGGAGAAAATTTGCATACTCTTCAGCAGGTGTTGTTGAAGAGGACTTCTTAGGAGAGTGCATCTCTATGACTCGTGATCCTCAACAACAATTTCTCCTTTATTGTACAGAATGCCCCCTTGAGAGATCAAAGAAGGATGACTTTCCAGAACCTTGCAAGGGACACTTAAAGAGAAAAGTTATCAAAGAATGTTGGAGCAAATGTGGCTGCCATAAGCAGTGTGGTAACAGAGTAGTTCAGAGAGGTCTAAATTACAAATTGCAG GTTTTTTTGACACCTGATGAGAAAGGTTGGGGCCTCAGAACTCTAGAGAAGCTTCCCAAAGGGGCTTTCGTATGTGAGTTTGTTGGAGAAATACTCACTATATCTGAGTTGTATGCAAGGAACAGAGAGAAACATACTTGCCCTATCCTGTTAGATGCTTATTGGGGGTTGAAGGGAGGTGCTAGGGATGAAGAAGCTCTCTGTTTGGATGCCACATGTTATGGAAATGTCGCTCGGTTTATCAATCATAG ATGCTTCGATGCAAACTTGATTGAAATTCCTGTCGAAGTGGAGACCCCGGATCTTCGTTACTACCAT CTAGCCTTCTTCACAACTAGAGAAGTTCATGCACTTGAAGAGCTTACTTGG GATTATGGTATTGACTTCGATGATCTTGATCATTCTGTTAAGGCATTCCGGTGCAGATGTGGCAGTAAGTTTTGCAGGAACATGAAACGTTCAACCA GGTCTAAATCTGCAATAATCACCGGATGA
- the LOC107924685 gene encoding pentatricopeptide repeat-containing protein At2g41080: MGRGRYCPSSYLRFYSSLRFLSTNAASESAPNFTLEFTDLCSKGLTKEAFDRFYPQIWADPPLFSHLIQSCIPQNSPSLGKQLHSLVITSGSSKDRFISNHLLNMYSKFGNLQAAVSLYNVMVVKNVMSRNILINGHLLVGDLDGAKKLFDEMPERNAATWNALVVGYIQFEFNEEGLNLFREMHVSGFRPDDFTLSSVLRGCAGLKALSVGRQVHCCVMKCGFGIHLVVGSSLAHMYMKCGSLEEGEAVIKSMPIRNMVAWNTLIAGNAQNGYGESVLGLYSMMKMAGFRPDKITFVSVLSSCSELATLGQGQQIHAEVIKTSASSVIGVISTLISMYSRCGCLEDSIKVFMECEVADLVSCSSMIAAYGFHGRVEAVELFEHMEKEGLEPNDVTFLSLLYACSHCGLKDKGLEFLNLMTEKYGIKPGVQHYTCIVDLLGRSGCLNEAEAMIRSMPVKGDAIIWKTLLSACKIHKNADMARRVVEEVLKLDLQDSASYVLLSNIHASAKRWQEVSVVRKTMRDRRVKKEPGISWFEIKNQVHQFCMSDKAHPQSEEIDLYLKELTAEMKSHGYVPDTSLVLHDMDNEEKEYSLSHHSEKMAIAFALMNTPAGAPIRVMKNLRICSDCHVAIKIISEIKNREIIVRDASRFHHFQNGKCSCRDYW; the protein is encoded by the coding sequence ATGGGTCGGGGTAGGTATTGTCCGAGTAGTTACTTGCGTTTCTATTCTTCCCTTCGTTTCCTTTCTACGAATGCCGCATCTGAATCTGCTCCTAATTTCACCTTAGAATTCACCGATCTCTGCTCCAAAGGACTCACAAAGGAAGCCTTTGATAGGTTCTATCCTCAAATATGGGCAGACCCACCTCTGTTTTCCCACCTCATCCAATCTTGCATACCCCAAAACTCGCCATCTCTTGGCAAACAGCTTCATTCTTTGGTCATCACATCTGGGTCCTCAAAAGATAGGTTTATATCCAATCACTTGCTCAACATGTACTCCAAGTTCGGGAACTTACAAGCTGCCGTTTCCTTGTATAATGTGATGGTTGTGAAGAATGTAATGTCTCGTAACATTTTGATCAATGGACATTTGCTTGTTGGGGACTTGGATGGTGCCAAAAAGTTGTTCGATGAAATGCCTGAAAGAAATGCCGCCACGTGGAATGCGCTTGTTGTGGGGTATATCCAATTCGAGTTCAATGAGGAGGGACTAAATTTGTTCAGAGAAATGCATGTTTCTGGGTTCAGGCCGGATGACTTCACTCTTTCTAGTGTTCTGAGAGGGTGTGCCGGATTGAAAGCTTTGTCAGTAGGGAGGCAAGTTCATTGTTGTGTGATGAAATGCGGGTTCGGGATTCATTTAGTTGTTGGGAGTTCCTTGGCTcacatgtatatgaaatgtggaAGTTTGGAGGAAGGGGAAGCGGTAATTAAATCAATGCCGATTCGTAATATGGTTGCTTGGAATACTCTCATTGCAGGGAATGCTCAAAACGGCTATGGTGAGAGTGTTTTGGGCCTTTACAGTATGATGAAGATGGCTGGTTTTAGACCTGATAAGATTACATTTGTTAGTGTCCTGAGTTCATGTTCAGAGTTGGCAACCTTAGGACAAGGTCAGCAGATTCATGCTGAGGTGATTAAAACCAGTGCAAGCTCAGTTATCGGTGTGATAAGTACATTGATTAGCATGTATTCAAGGTGTGGTTGCTTGGAAGATTCTATTAAGGTTTTCATGGAATGTGAAGTAGCAGATCTTGTGTCATGTAGCTCGATGATCGCTGCATATGGGTTTCATGGAAGAGTGGAAGCTGTTGAGTTGTTTGAACATATGGAAAAAGAAGGATTGGAGCCAAATGATGTTACTTTCTTGAGCTTGCTTTATGCTTGCAGTCACTGTGGGCTTAAAGATAAAGGACTTGAGTTCCTTAACTTGATGACAGAGAAGTATGGAATAAAGCCTGGGGTCCAACACTATACTTGCATAGTCGACTTGCTCGGTAGGTCTGGCTGTTTGAATGAAGCAGAAGCTATGATAAGATCAATGCCGGTGAAAGGAGATGCTATCATATGGAAGACTTTGTTGTCTGCATGTAAGATCCACAAGAATGCCGACATGGCACGACGAGTAGTTGAAGAAGTGCTTAAGCTTGATCTTCAGGATTCGGCTTCCTATGTTCTCCTTTCGAACATTCATGCATCTGCAAAAAGGTGGCAGGAGGTTTCGGTGGTAAGAAAAACCATGAGAGATAGGAGAGTGAAGAAAGAGCCTGGCATAAGTTGGTTCGAAATCAAGAATCAAGTTCATCAGTTTTGCATGAGTGATAAAGCACATCCGCAATCGGAGGAGATTGATTTGTACTTGAAGGAACTGACCGCTGAGATGAAGTCACACGGATATGTGCCTGACACGAGTTTAGTTCTACATGACATGGATAATGAGGAGAAAGAATACAGCTTGAGTCACCATAGTGAAAAAATGGCTATTGCATTTGCTCTAATGAATACTCCTGCTGGAGCCCCTATAAGGGTGATGAAGAATTTGAGGATCTGCAGTGATTGCCATGTTGCTATTAAGATCATATCGGAGatcaaaaatagagaaattatTGTACGAGATGCTAGTAGATTTCATCATTTCCAAAATGGAAAATGTTCTTGTAGAGATTACTGGTGA
- the LOC107924294 gene encoding probable inactive histone-lysine N-methyltransferase SUVR2 isoform X2, whose amino-acid sequence MARNPRIVQAFRAMKEIGIREDKVKPVLKRLLNLYEKNWELIESENYRVLADAIFDEEESKEDEDTEGGGLVHDELVRRPLKRLRRLGETSCSHRTGSPNVAGTLLKKPKVEDEPSPASLQQKPLIGKRTEYLPASPGSVSPQPVSPASVSPHHGDRTASPGPVLSQSPSPAHVSPHHGGMNKGKQTVEPRPLAVLGRPEPNSHSSEMHFSSKGKELMSPNVASNGKGPQRVSLSLHIKDLGPEPCVIPKKRVVDTHALIIPKEEPFTDDMPQDEVPIAVIHPDPLSGKDLAIREFSTGKSNWQEPPESLHADEIVGGGASASMSKRHTSCELATVSNEIPSRLEIASSQLGEVKISVSYNNSALGGQKFQLPSIDELRELMAQRCLRSYKLIDPNFDVIKILNDMCECISELATNSSNQSREGDVMPALDVLKRSPGRDALDAESNRENGCVLARLLNGSFIVQPSSNGCVDDVGGKELVVLPQHELTLNELRWLHDASDITKGEEKVEISWVNEINKDFPPPFQYISENLVFQNAHVSFNLYGIGDESCPTCFGDCLLAEQPCGCACRAGRKFAYSSAGVVEEDFLGECISMTRDPQQQFLLYCTECPLERSKKDDFPEPCKGHLKRKVIKECWSKCGCHKQCGNRVVQRGLNYKLQVFLTPDEKGWGLRTLEKLPKGAFVCEFVGEILTISELYARNREKHTCPILLDAYWGLKGGARDEEALCLDATCYGNVARFINHRCFDANLIEIPVEVETPDLRYYHLAFFTTREVHALEELTWDYGIDFDDLDHSVKAFRCRCGSKFCRNMKRSTRSKSAIITG is encoded by the exons ATGGCACGAAACCCCAGAATTGTGCAGGCCTTCCGCGCCATGAAGGAAATAGGAATTCGCGAGGACAAAGTGAAACCAGTATTGAAGAGGCTTCTAAATTTATATGAAAAGAATTGGGAGCTAATTGAATCAGAAAATTATAGAGTTCTTGCTGATGCCATCTTTGATGAGGAGGAGAGTAAG GAGGATGAAGATACTGAAGGAGGAGGTTTGGTACATGATGAGCTTGTAAGGCGGCCCTTAAAAAGATTGAGAAGACTAGGTGAGACATCATGTTCTCATAGAACCGGCAGCCCCAATGTGGCTGGAACACTTTTAAAGAAGCCTAAAGTCGAGGATGAACCATCTCCTGCTTCTTTACAGCAGAAGCCACTTATTGGAAAAAGGACAGAATACCTGCCTGCTTCACCTGGTTCTGTTTCACCTCAGCCTGTTTCTCCTGCTTCTGTTTCACCCCATCATGGTGATAGGACTGCCTCACCTGGTCCTGTTTTATCTCAGTCTCCCTCTCCTGCTCATGTTTCACCCCATCATGGAGGTATGAATAAAGGGAAGCAAACTGTGGAACCTAGGCCTTTGGCAGTACTGGGAAGACCTGAACCAAATTCGCATTCATCTGAAATGCATTTTAGCAGCAAAGGAAAGGAACTAATGTCACCTAATGTTGCTTCTAATGGGAAAGGCCCTCAGAGAGTCTCTCTCTCCTTGCATATTAAAGATCTGGGACCTGAGCCTTGTGTTATTCCTAAGAAAAGGGTGGTTGATACTCATGCACTGATCATACCAAAGGAAGAGCCATTTACTGATGACATGCCACAGGATGAGGTTCCTATTGCAGTAATTCATCCAG ATCCATTAAGTGGAAAAGATTTGGCAATTAGGGAATTTTCAACTGGAAAATCAAATTGGCAGGAACCTCCAGAATCCCTGCATGCAGATGAAATTGTAGGTGGTGGTGCTTCAGCTTCGATGAGTAAGAGGCATACCAGTTGTGAGCTTGCTACTGTTTCTAATGAAATTCCTTCTAGACTAGAAATTGCCTCATCACAATTGGGTGAGGTGAAGATTTCTGTAAGCTACAACAATTCTGCTCTTGGAGGGCAAAAATTCCAATTGCCTAGCATAGATGAGCTAAGAGAACTAATGGCACAGAGATGTCTCCGATCATATAAACTCATTGACCCAAATTTTGATGTCATCAAAATTCTAAATGATATGTGTGAGTGCATCTCAGAATTGGCAACTAATTCCTCTAATCAATCGCGGGAAGGTGATGTGATGCCAGCTCTTGATGTGTTGAAGAGATCTCCTGGAAGGGATGCTCTTGATGCTGAGAGTAATAGAGAAAATGGTTGCGTGCTAGCCAGACTGTTAAATGGATCTTTCATTGTTCAGCCCTCTTCAAATGGATGTGTTGATGATGTAGGGGGGAAGGAATTGGTGGTTCTTCCACAGCATGAACTTACTCTTAATGAATTAAGGTGGCTTCATGATGCAAGTGACATAACCAAGGGAGAAGAAAAAGTTGAAATTTCCTgggtaaatgaaattaataaagATTTTCCTCCACCGTTTCAATATATTTCAGAGAATCTGGTATTTCAAAATGCCCATGTTAGTTTTAATCTTTATGGGATTGGAGATGAAAGTTGTCCGACATGTTTCGGGGATTGTCTCTTGGCTGAGCAGCCGTGTGGATGTGCTTGTCGAGCTGGGAGAAAATTTGCATACTCTTCAGCAGGTGTTGTTGAAGAGGACTTCTTAGGAGAGTGCATCTCTATGACTCGTGATCCTCAACAACAATTTCTCCTTTATTGTACAGAATGCCCCCTTGAGAGATCAAAGAAGGATGACTTTCCAGAACCTTGCAAGGGACACTTAAAGAGAAAAGTTATCAAAGAATGTTGGAGCAAATGTGGCTGCCATAAGCAGTGTGGTAACAGAGTAGTTCAGAGAGGTCTAAATTACAAATTGCAG GTTTTTTTGACACCTGATGAGAAAGGTTGGGGCCTCAGAACTCTAGAGAAGCTTCCCAAAGGGGCTTTCGTATGTGAGTTTGTTGGAGAAATACTCACTATATCTGAGTTGTATGCAAGGAACAGAGAGAAACATACTTGCCCTATCCTGTTAGATGCTTATTGGGGGTTGAAGGGAGGTGCTAGGGATGAAGAAGCTCTCTGTTTGGATGCCACATGTTATGGAAATGTCGCTCGGTTTATCAATCATAG ATGCTTCGATGCAAACTTGATTGAAATTCCTGTCGAAGTGGAGACCCCGGATCTTCGTTACTACCAT CTAGCCTTCTTCACAACTAGAGAAGTTCATGCACTTGAAGAGCTTACTTGG GATTATGGTATTGACTTCGATGATCTTGATCATTCTGTTAAGGCATTCCGGTGCAGATGTGGCAGTAAGTTTTGCAGGAACATGAAACGTTCAACCA GGTCTAAATCTGCAATAATCACCGGATGA
- the LOC107924686 gene encoding 60S ribosomal protein L23 — translation MSKRGRGGSAGNKFRMSLGLPVAATVNCADNTGAKNLYIISVKGIKGRLNRLPSACVGDMVMATVKKGKPDLRKKVLPAVIVRQRKPWRRKDGVYMYFEDNAGVIVNPKGEMKGSAITGPIGKECADLWPRIASAANAIV, via the exons ATGTCGAAGCGAg GAAGGGGAGGTAGTGCGGGGAACAAGTTCAGAATGTCGCTGGGTTTACCGGTGGCGGCTACGGTGAACTGCGCGGACAACACTGGGGCCAAGAACCTCTACATCATCTCTGTCAAAGGAATCAAAGGGCGTCTCAACAGGCTCCCATCGGCTTGTGTCGGTGACATGGTCATGGCCACCGTAAAAAAAGGAAAGCCCGATTTGAGGAAGAAGGTGTTGCCCGCCGTCATCGTCCGACAACGCAAACCTTGGCGTAGAAAGGACGGCGTCTACATGTACTTCGAAG ATAATGCTGGTGTCATTGTCAATCCCAAGGGAGAAATGAAAG GATCTGCTATCACTGGTCCCATTGGAAAGGAGTGTGCTGACCTGTGGCCTAGAATTGCAAGTGCTGCCAATGCTATTGTTTGA